From the Anabas testudineus chromosome 23, fAnaTes1.2, whole genome shotgun sequence genome, one window contains:
- the LOC113162848 gene encoding golgin subfamily A member 6-like protein 1 gives MAERPQLPQGQAATEPSVQMPQQYETTAITGPFPKRSQYQHTPAYRGRYAGTAPRGRSYNNRPAENQYEELRRLRSDLSSANQRIDQLQSQLRTVAQETSSQASQHLRARLEAKDMQFNEERQKFQETSATYESQISNLNHCLQLKDNEILGMNELRDKLAAQLKDETLKVRKQQDQLLEISALAQNNSTMITDLQQKIRELQEELQQKDNENLQLKKDKDSLSEKISQTTVQLWQKEADNSFSEKKWQTKYSSLQEEVSKELAEKHESWITTVKQLEDEKRRLMEENRKLMEEKTELETEKNQLMEEKTELEKEKNQPMEEKTELQNQPMEEKTELENEKNQLMEEKPELVEDHKELKDKNKNVSEEQTGLMEEKKNMEEEKTELEQPCLKLQKKSKRSWFLSKKKLLPHPLLPSTFLCVPYPLHPPITNPLLFLHGPHPSHPPSLPHPLPPSLSHHTSSIPLNPSIFTPPPSPYILPSSHPESPHREFRMGGLGF, from the exons ATGGCTGAAAGACCCCAGCTTCCACAGGGCCAAGCAGCCACAGAGCCCAGCGTCCAGATGCCCCAGCAATACGAGACCACAGCAATCACAGGCCCGTTCCCAAAGAGGAGCCAGTATCAACACACCCCAGCATACAGAGGGAGATATGCAGGCACTGCTCCCCGGGGCCGCTCATATAATAACAGACCAGCCGAGAACCAGTACGAGGAGCTGCGTCGTCTGAGATCCGACCTGTCCAGTGCTAATCAGCGCATCGACCAGCTACAAAGTCAGCTAAGAACTGTGGCACAGGAAACCAGCTCTCAGGCATCCCAACACCTGAGGGCAAGGCTGGAGGCCAAGGACATGCAGTTCAACGAGGAACGTCAGAAGTTCCAGGAGACCAGCGCAACATACGAGTCACAAATCTCCAACCTCAATCACTGTCTCCAGTTGAAGGACAATGAGATATTGGGGATGAATGAGCTTCGAGATAAACTGGCAGCACAGCTGAAGGACGAGACGCTTAAAGTACGAAAGCAGCAAGACCAGCTTCTGGAGATCAGTGCACTGGCCCAGAATAACTCCACCATGATCACTGACCTCCAGCAGAAGATAAGAGAGCTGcaagaggagctgcagcagaaggaCAACgaaaacctgcagctgaagaaagacaaagacagtctCTCTGAGAAGATCTCACAGACCACAGTCCAGCTGTGGCAGAAAGAAGCGGACAACAGCTTCAGCGAGAAAAAATGGCAGACAAAATACAGCAGTCTGCAAGAAGAGGTCAGCAAGGAGCTCGCAGAGAAACACGAGAGCTGGATAACAACCGTTAAACAACTGGAGGACGAGAAGAGGAGACTGATGGAGGAGAACAGgaagctgatggaggaaaaaactgaactggagacagagaagaaccaactaatggaggaaaaaacagaactggagaaagagaagaaccAACCGATGGAGGAGAAGACTGAACTGCAGAACCAACCGATGGAGGAGAAGACTGAACTGGAGAATGAGAAGAACCAACTGATGGAGGAAAAGCCAGAACTGGTGGAGGACCACAAAGAACTGAAGgacaagaataaaaatgtgtctgaagaacagacaggactgatggaggagaagaaaaacatggaagaggaaaagacagaactggAGCAGCCCTGCCTCAAACTCCAGAAGAAGAGCAAACGTTCCTGGTTTCTCTCTAAGAAGAA GCTTCTACCTCaccccctccttccctccaccTTCCTCTGTGTCCCTTACCCTCTCCACCCTCCTATCACAAACCCTCTACTTTTCCTCCATGGACCTCACccctcccaccctccctccctgcctcaccccctccctccttccctctcccaCCACACATCCTCTATCCCCCTCAACCCCTCCATCTTCACCCCTCCACCCTCACCCTACATCCTCCCATCCTCCCATCCTGAATCTCCACACAGGGAGTTCAGGATGGGAGGATTGGGGTTCTAG
- the LOC117152827 gene encoding golgin subfamily A member 6-like protein 1: protein MAERPQLPQGQAATEPSVQMPQQYETTAITGPFPKRSQYQHTPAYRGRYAGTAPRGRSYNNRPAENQYEELRRLRSDLSSANQRIDQLQSQLRTVAQETSSQASQHLRARLEAKDMQFNEERQKFQETSATYESQISNLNHCLQVKDNEILGMNELRDKLAAQLKDETLKVRKQQDQLLEISALAQNNSTMITDLQQKIRELQEELQQKDNENLQLKKDKDSLSEKISQTTVQLWQKEADNSFSEKKWQTKYSSLQEEVSKELAEKHESWITTVKQLEDEKRRLMEENRKLMEEKTELETEKNQLMEEKTELEKEKNQPMEEKTELENEKNQLMEEKPELVEDHKELKDKNKNVSEEQTGLMEEKKNMEEEKTELEQPCLKLQEKSKRSWFLFKKKSEDVAAQTQAETRKREKMEKKLKDKQDKEEQKKKEREEKEKQKMEKKKGKEEKGVWSWRHKKQQCHSNSKVEEEAAGE from the coding sequence ATGGCTGAAAGACCCCAGCTTCCACAGGGCCAAGCAGCCACAGAGCCCAGCGTCCAGATGCCCCAGCAATACGAGACCACAGCAATCACAGGCCCGTTCCCAAAGAGGAGCCAGTATCAACACACCCCAGCATACAGAGGGAGATATGCAGGCACTGCTCCCCGGGGCCGCTCATATAATAACAGACCAGCCGAGAACCAGTACGAGGAGCTGCGTCGTCTGAGATCCGACCTGTCCAGTGCTAATCAGCGCATCGACCAGCTACAAAGTCAGCTAAGAACTGTGGCACAGGAAACCAGCTCTCAGGCATCCCAACACCTGAGGGCAAGGCTGGAGGCCAAGGACATGCAGTTCAACGAGGAACGTCAGAAGTTCCAGGAGACCAGCGCAACATACGAGTCACAAATCTCCAACCTCAATCACTGTCTCCAGGTGAAGGACAATGAGATATTGGGGATGAATGAGCTTCGTGATAAACTGGCAGCACAGCTGAAGGACGAGACGCTTAAAGTACGAAAGCAGCAAGACCAGCTTCTGGAGATCAGTGCACTGGCCCAGAATAACTCCACCATGATCACTGACCTCCAGCAGAAGATAAGAGAGCTGcaagaggagctgcagcagaaggaCAACgaaaacctgcagctgaagaaagacaaagacagtctCTCTGAGAAGATCTCACAGACCACAGTCCAGCTGTGGCAGAAAGAAGCGGACAACAGCTTCAGCGAGAAAAAATGGCAGACAAAATACAGCAGTCTGCAAGAAGAGGTCAGCAAGGAGCTCGCAGAGAAACACGAGAGCTGGATAACAACCGTTAAACAACTGGAGGACGAGAAGAGGAGACTGATGGAGGAGAACAGgaagctgatggaggaaaaaactgaactggagacagagaagaaccaactaatggaggaaaaaacagaactggagaaagagaagaaccAACCGATGGAGGAGAAGACTGAACTGGAGAATGAGAAGAACCAACTGATGGAGGAAAAGCCAGAACTGGTGGAGGACCACAAAGAACTGAAGgacaagaataaaaatgtgtctgaagaacagacaggactgatggaggagaagaaaaacatggaagaggaaaagacagaactggAGCAGCCCTGCCTCAAACTGCAGGAGAAGAGCAAACGTTCCTGGTTTCTCTTTAAGAAGAAGTCAGAGGACGtggctgcacagacacaggcGGAGacgagaaaaagagagaagatggagaaaaaactgaaggacaaacaggacaaggaggagcagaagaagaaagaaagggaggagaaagagaaacaaaagatggagaagaagaaagggaaggaggagaagggagtCTGGAGCTGGAGGCACAAGAAACAGCAGTGTCACAGCAACagtaaggtggaggaggaagctgctggAGAGTAG